In Aestuariibaculum lutulentum, one DNA window encodes the following:
- the mrdA gene encoding penicillin-binding protein 2 encodes MRQFLLYIIIVLAGLLFISRLFYLQIYNPSSDNLFEDNAIRKVYDYPKRGFVFDRNGELLVSNQPSYDVMVIPREVKPLDTLEFCSLLKIDKQRFKDIYDKAYHYSPRLPSVFIPQLSKADYAVLQEKMRKFEGFYIQKRSLRHYQTSIGANVLGDIGEVNYGDMKNDPYYKSGDLKGKQGIEASYENILRGVKGIKFIQKDRFNRNIGPYKEGIYDTLPVQGKDITITIDANLQAYGELLMRNKRGGVIAIEPSSGEILAMIAAPTYNPNLLVGRDRSKNFTKLFNDSIAKPLFNRSLQGVYEPGSPFKLMNALIALQEGVMTPNETVTCSGGYHYGGRVMKCHCAYGTRNNMIGGIQHSCNAYFATAYRKILDKNGSASDGIDKWSAHAKSFGLGNFLNNDLFVGQKGRIPDRDYYKYIYPNTFYSTYTISNAIGQGEVATTPIQLANMIAAIANRGYYYTPHIIKHIEGEEIPEDFTTPKYTTIDKQNFEPVIEGMLQVYRQGTASALQVKDIDICGKTGTVENFAIIDSVKTQLTDHSIFVAFAPKENPKIALAVFVENGYWGSRFAGRVASLLIEKHLKGEITRTDLEDWLLRHTLEHEYEKPYSGKPFGINRATTLEQVSPEEYKELKEELAKLNNQNING; translated from the coding sequence ATGAGACAGTTTTTGCTTTACATTATTATAGTTCTAGCAGGATTATTGTTTATTTCTAGGCTATTTTATCTCCAAATCTATAATCCGAGTAGTGATAATTTATTTGAAGACAATGCCATTAGAAAAGTTTACGATTATCCGAAGCGCGGTTTTGTTTTCGACAGAAACGGTGAACTATTAGTATCTAACCAGCCATCGTACGATGTGATGGTGATTCCTCGTGAAGTAAAACCACTGGACACTTTAGAGTTTTGTTCGTTATTGAAAATAGACAAACAACGCTTTAAAGATATTTACGACAAAGCATACCACTACTCGCCTCGCTTACCTTCAGTGTTTATTCCGCAGTTATCAAAAGCCGATTATGCTGTTTTACAGGAAAAAATGCGGAAGTTCGAAGGTTTTTATATTCAGAAACGTTCGCTCAGACATTATCAGACTTCTATCGGTGCTAACGTTCTAGGAGATATTGGTGAGGTGAACTACGGAGATATGAAAAATGATCCGTATTATAAATCTGGAGATTTAAAAGGAAAACAAGGTATCGAAGCTTCTTACGAAAATATTCTACGCGGTGTAAAAGGGATCAAGTTCATTCAAAAAGATCGATTTAATAGAAATATTGGCCCCTATAAAGAAGGGATTTATGACACCCTTCCTGTTCAGGGAAAAGACATTACTATTACCATTGATGCCAATTTACAGGCTTACGGAGAATTATTAATGCGTAATAAACGTGGTGGAGTCATAGCCATTGAACCTTCATCTGGTGAGATTCTTGCCATGATTGCTGCCCCAACCTATAACCCCAACTTATTAGTCGGTCGAGATCGTTCTAAAAACTTCACTAAACTGTTTAACGATTCTATTGCTAAACCGCTTTTCAACAGAAGTTTACAAGGTGTTTATGAACCTGGTTCCCCTTTCAAATTGATGAATGCTTTAATAGCACTTCAGGAGGGCGTTATGACACCTAATGAAACAGTAACCTGTTCAGGAGGCTACCATTATGGTGGTCGTGTTATGAAATGCCACTGTGCCTATGGCACCAGAAACAATATGATTGGTGGCATTCAGCATTCCTGTAACGCATACTTTGCTACGGCCTATCGAAAAATATTAGATAAAAACGGAAGCGCTTCAGATGGCATTGACAAATGGAGTGCACATGCCAAGAGTTTTGGTTTAGGAAACTTTTTAAACAACGATTTGTTCGTGGGGCAAAAAGGAAGAATTCCTGATAGAGATTATTACAAATACATTTATCCGAATACCTTCTACTCTACTTATACCATATCAAACGCTATTGGTCAGGGTGAGGTGGCTACCACGCCTATTCAATTAGCCAATATGATAGCAGCTATAGCTAATCGTGGTTATTATTACACACCGCATATCATTAAGCACATTGAAGGTGAAGAAATCCCGGAAGATTTTACAACGCCTAAATACACAACCATAGATAAACAAAATTTCGAACCGGTTATTGAAGGCATGTTACAAGTATATCGCCAAGGAACTGCATCTGCCTTACAGGTAAAAGATATTGACATTTGCGGAAAAACGGGTACGGTGGAAAACTTTGCAATTATAGACAGTGTAAAAACGCAGCTTACCGACCACTCTATATTTGTGGCTTTCGCACCTAAAGAAAACCCAAAAATTGCCTTAGCTGTTTTTGTTGAAAATGGATATTGGGGAAGCCGCTTTGCTGGTCGTGTAGCAAGTTTACTTATAGAAAAACATCTAAAAGGAGAAATTACACGTACAGATTTAGAAGACTGGTTATTAAGACATACCTTAGAACATGAATATGAAAAGCCATATTCAGGAAAACCATTTGGGATAAACAGAGCAACAACATTAGAACAAGTATCGCCGGAAGAATACAAAGAACTAAAAGAAGAATTAGCCAAACTTAACAACCAAAATATTAATGGTTAG
- a CDS encoding rod shape-determining protein MreD yields the protein MNNTAYSNIARFIVLVLVQVLICNHINFLGYINPYPYILFILLFPVKNNRLLIIFLSFLIGLAIDLFQDSGGIHAAASVFIAYARPLILKFSFGMMYEHQTIKFDNVEFGSKFTYISILTLLHQFVLFSLEIFNASKVILVLQKTLFSSIFTILLCILATIIFSRKK from the coding sequence ATGAATAATACCGCTTACTCAAATATTGCCCGCTTTATTGTTCTAGTACTGGTTCAGGTACTTATATGTAACCACATCAATTTCTTAGGTTATATTAATCCGTACCCATACATTTTATTCATTTTATTATTTCCGGTAAAAAACAATCGTTTATTAATTATCTTTTTAAGTTTTTTAATAGGATTAGCTATCGATTTGTTTCAGGATTCCGGAGGTATTCACGCAGCAGCAAGTGTTTTTATTGCTTACGCAAGACCATTAATTTTAAAGTTCTCCTTTGGGATGATGTACGAGCACCAAACCATTAAATTTGATAATGTGGAGTTTGGATCTAAATTCACCTATATTTCCATACTTACGCTATTGCATCAATTTGTATTGTTTTCTTTAGAAATATTTAATGCTTCAAAAGTAATTTTAGTGCTTCAGAAAACGTTATTCTCAAGTATATTTACTATTTTATTGTGCATTCTTGCAACCATTATTTTTAGCAGAAAAAAATAG
- the mreC gene encoding rod shape-determining protein MreC has translation MQQIINFIIRNKNFLLFLLLFGISLFFTIQSHSYHKSKFINSANFLTGGVYNSVSNINGYFNLKSQNEILAEENNYLKNLLYNSNTKADSVFIDTLDTQDIYKFRTANIIRNNYSSTDNMLLINKGSKDSIHEDFGVISSKGIIGVVNKTSRNYATVISVLNTTIKISAQLKKTNHYGSLTWNGKNPAFAQLIDIQKIAPVKKGDTIVTTGMSSIFPKGIPVGVVDNFKLDAAENFYEINVKLFNDMTNIEHVYIIENTDKEEINNLISGRGNE, from the coding sequence ATGCAACAGATTATTAATTTCATAATAAGAAACAAAAACTTCTTGTTGTTCTTGTTGCTGTTTGGTATTTCCTTGTTTTTTACAATTCAGTCGCATTCGTATCACAAAAGTAAGTTTATAAATTCGGCAAACTTTTTAACAGGTGGCGTTTACAATTCGGTAAGTAATATTAATGGCTATTTCAATTTAAAATCGCAAAACGAGATTTTAGCTGAAGAAAACAACTATCTAAAAAACTTACTATATAATTCAAATACCAAAGCTGATTCTGTTTTTATAGACACTTTAGACACGCAGGATATTTATAAATTTAGAACTGCTAATATTATTAGAAACAATTATTCGTCAACCGACAATATGCTTCTAATCAACAAAGGCTCTAAAGATAGTATTCATGAAGATTTTGGTGTTATTTCATCGAAAGGTATAATAGGTGTGGTTAACAAAACCAGCCGAAATTATGCTACAGTAATTTCAGTATTAAATACCACAATAAAAATTAGTGCGCAATTAAAGAAAACAAATCACTATGGCTCATTAACCTGGAATGGTAAAAATCCTGCTTTTGCACAGCTAATCGACATTCAAAAAATAGCGCCTGTTAAAAAAGGCGACACTATTGTAACAACTGGAATGTCTTCTATTTTCCCTAAAGGAATTCCTGTGGGTGTTGTTGATAATTTTAAGTTAGATGCTGCTGAAAACTTTTATGAAATTAACGTGAAGTTATTCAACGATATGACCAATATCGAACATGTTTATATTATAGAAAACACCGATAAAGAAGAAATAAACAATTTAATAAGCGGAAGAGGAAATGAATAA
- a CDS encoding rod shape-determining protein — translation MGFFDFLTEEIAIDLGTANTLIIHNDKVVVDAPSIVARDRVSGKIIAVGQEASLMQGKTHENIKTIRPLKDGVIADFDASEQMISMFIRNIPALKKKFFTPALRMVVCIPSGITEVEMRAVKESAERVNGKEVYLIHEPMAAAIGIGVDIMQPKGNMIVDIGGGTTEIAVIALGGIVCDKSVKIAGDVFTNDIVYYMRTQHNLYVGERTAEKIKIQIGAATEDLELPPDDMSVQGRDLLTGKPKQVSISHREIAKALDKSILRIEDAVMETLSQTPPELAADIYNTGIYLAGGGSMLRGLDKRLSLKTDLPVYIAEDPLRAVVRGTGITLKNLPKYKSVLIK, via the coding sequence ATGGGATTTTTTGACTTCCTAACCGAAGAAATCGCAATAGATTTAGGTACTGCCAACACCTTAATTATTCACAACGACAAAGTTGTTGTTGATGCTCCTTCTATCGTTGCTCGCGATAGAGTATCAGGTAAAATTATTGCCGTCGGACAGGAAGCCAGTTTAATGCAGGGAAAAACCCATGAGAACATTAAAACCATTCGTCCGTTAAAAGACGGGGTTATTGCAGATTTCGACGCTTCAGAACAAATGATTAGTATGTTTATTAGAAACATACCGGCATTAAAAAAGAAGTTCTTCACGCCTGCTTTACGTATGGTGGTTTGTATTCCTTCAGGAATTACAGAGGTTGAGATGCGTGCCGTTAAAGAAAGTGCCGAGCGCGTAAATGGTAAAGAGGTTTACTTAATTCACGAACCAATGGCTGCGGCAATTGGTATTGGTGTAGATATTATGCAACCTAAAGGAAATATGATTGTAGATATAGGTGGTGGTACTACCGAAATCGCCGTTATTGCCTTAGGAGGTATTGTATGTGACAAATCGGTAAAAATTGCGGGAGACGTATTTACAAACGATATTGTTTACTACATGCGTACACAACACAACTTATATGTTGGTGAGCGTACTGCTGAAAAAATTAAAATTCAAATTGGTGCAGCAACCGAAGATTTAGAGTTGCCACCAGACGATATGAGCGTTCAGGGTCGTGATTTATTAACAGGAAAACCTAAACAGGTTTCTATATCACACCGTGAAATTGCTAAAGCCCTTGATAAATCTATTTTACGAATTGAAGATGCGGTTATGGAAACCTTATCGCAAACCCCGCCCGAATTAGCTGCCGATATTTACAATACTGGTATTTATCTTGCCGGTGGTGGTTCTATGCTTAGAGGTTTAGACAAACGTTTATCTTTAAAAACAGATTTACCGGTTTATATCGCAGAAGATCCTTTAAGAGCCGTAGTAAGAGGTACAGGCATTACACTTAAAAATTTACCTAAATACAAAAGTGTACTGATTAAATAG
- the purH gene encoding bifunctional phosphoribosylaminoimidazolecarboxamide formyltransferase/IMP cyclohydrolase has protein sequence MSNEKTVKSALISVFSKDGLEPIVKKLNEQGVTIYSTGGTQTFINDLGIDVVPVEEITSYPSILGGRVKTLHPKVFGGILNRQNNESDVKELADFEIPQIDVVIVDLYPFEKTVASGASEQDIIEKIDIGGISLIRAAAKNFADVTCVASVDDYAEFLEIISKNNGSISLEDRKRFATKAFNVSSHYDSAIFNYFNQNNEEVVLKISETNGKALRYGENPHQKGSFFGDFDAMFTKLNGKELSYNNLLDVDAAVNLINEFKGEAPTFAILKHNNACGFAQSETIHQAYVDALAGDPVSAFGGVLISNTAIDKATAEEINSLFCEVIIAPAYEDEAVEILKSKKNRIILVLNDVELPQTNVRSCLNGILVQDRNNVTDTIEGLTYVTNNKPSQAELEDLIFASKICKHTKSNTIILVKNKQLCAGGTGQTSRVDALEQAIHKANSFNFDLNGAVMASDAFFPFPDCVEIANKAGIKAVIQPGGSIKDQLSIDYCNDNDVAMVFTGTRHFKH, from the coding sequence ATGAGCAACGAAAAAACAGTAAAATCAGCATTAATTTCAGTATTTAGTAAAGACGGTTTAGAGCCAATCGTAAAAAAACTAAACGAACAAGGTGTAACCATCTACTCTACTGGAGGAACTCAAACATTCATTAACGACTTAGGTATCGACGTCGTTCCTGTTGAAGAAATTACATCTTACCCATCTATTCTTGGTGGTCGTGTAAAAACATTACACCCAAAAGTATTTGGTGGTATTTTAAACAGACAAAATAATGAAAGTGACGTTAAAGAATTGGCGGATTTCGAAATCCCTCAAATCGATGTCGTTATTGTTGATTTATACCCGTTTGAAAAAACAGTTGCTTCAGGCGCTAGCGAACAAGATATTATTGAAAAAATCGATATAGGTGGAATTTCGTTAATTCGTGCGGCTGCTAAAAACTTTGCAGATGTTACCTGTGTAGCTTCAGTTGATGATTATGCTGAATTCTTAGAAATCATTTCTAAAAACAACGGAAGCATTTCATTAGAAGACAGAAAACGTTTTGCTACAAAAGCCTTCAACGTATCATCGCACTACGATTCTGCTATCTTCAACTACTTCAACCAAAACAATGAAGAAGTAGTTTTAAAAATTAGCGAAACTAACGGTAAAGCTTTACGTTACGGAGAAAACCCACACCAAAAAGGATCGTTCTTCGGAGATTTCGACGCGATGTTTACCAAACTTAACGGAAAAGAATTAAGCTACAACAACCTATTAGATGTTGATGCTGCCGTTAACTTAATTAACGAATTTAAAGGTGAAGCACCTACATTCGCTATCTTAAAACACAACAATGCTTGTGGTTTTGCTCAAAGCGAAACGATTCACCAGGCTTACGTTGATGCTTTAGCCGGAGATCCTGTTTCTGCCTTTGGTGGAGTTTTAATCAGCAACACGGCTATTGATAAAGCAACTGCTGAAGAAATCAACAGTTTATTCTGTGAAGTAATTATCGCCCCAGCTTACGAAGACGAAGCTGTAGAAATCTTAAAAAGCAAAAAGAACAGAATTATCCTTGTTTTAAATGATGTAGAATTACCTCAAACAAACGTTAGAAGTTGTTTAAACGGAATTCTTGTTCAAGACAGAAACAATGTAACAGATACTATTGAAGGTTTAACTTACGTGACTAACAACAAGCCTTCTCAAGCCGAGTTAGAAGATTTAATCTTTGCTTCAAAAATTTGTAAGCACACAAAATCTAACACCATCATTTTAGTTAAAAACAAACAATTATGTGCTGGTGGAACTGGACAAACAAGCCGTGTTGACGCTCTAGAGCAAGCAATTCACAAAGCAAACTCATTTAACTTTGATTTAAATGGTGCGGTAATGGCAAGTGATGCATTTTTCCCATTCCCTGATTGTGTAGAGATTGCAAACAAAGCAGGTATTAAAGCGGTTATTCAACCAGGTGGTTCTATTAAAGACCAATTAAGCATCGATTACTGTAACGATAACGATGTGGCTATGGTATTTACAGGAACACGTCACTTTAAACACTAA
- a CDS encoding GAF domain-containing protein — MIFETLKPQVETIIANTSKSVDERLLNICEILEANVSYYNWVGFYFRNGDKEELKLGPYVGEPTDHTIIPFGKGICGQVAVSNQNFVVPDVTAQDNYIACSITVKAEIVIPVFVNGENIGQIDIDSNTPDPFTEADERFLEFVCAQVASIL; from the coding sequence ATGATTTTTGAAACCCTAAAACCTCAAGTAGAAACTATAATCGCAAATACGTCTAAATCGGTAGACGAGCGTCTTTTAAATATTTGCGAAATTTTAGAAGCAAATGTTAGTTATTACAATTGGGTTGGATTTTATTTTAGAAACGGTGATAAAGAAGAATTAAAACTTGGTCCTTATGTTGGCGAACCAACCGACCACACAATTATTCCGTTTGGAAAAGGCATTTGCGGACAAGTAGCTGTAAGCAACCAAAATTTTGTAGTTCCAGATGTTACGGCTCAAGACAACTACATAGCTTGTAGCATTACTGTAAAGGCTGAAATCGTAATCCCTGTTTTTGTTAATGGTGAAAATATTGGGCAAATCGACATTGACTCTAACACCCCTGACCCGTTTACCGAAGCCGACGAACGCTTTTTAGAATTTGTTTGCGCTCAGGTGGCATCCATTTTATAG
- the xrtF gene encoding exosortase family protein XrtF, with the protein MKALLVKYKLVIKFILTFLSVYLMLSLGYKFYLQFSDGSLYYPDYITHLVALQCQDLLQVLGYHVEMIPHPNEPSIKVLLNGSYISRIIEGCNAFSVIILFVSFIAAFASDLKTTFIYMLFGSVLIYVVNLVRIVIINLGLYYYPKYEAVLHEVIFPVIIYGMMFLLWVFWVNRFSKIEHVNA; encoded by the coding sequence TTGAAAGCACTTCTAGTAAAATACAAACTCGTTATTAAATTTATACTGACCTTTTTGTCAGTTTATTTGATGTTGTCGTTAGGGTATAAGTTTTACTTACAATTTTCAGACGGTTCCTTGTATTATCCGGATTATATAACGCATTTAGTGGCTTTGCAATGTCAGGATTTGTTACAGGTTTTAGGGTATCATGTAGAAATGATTCCACATCCAAACGAACCTTCTATTAAAGTTTTGTTGAATGGCAGTTATATTTCGAGAATTATTGAAGGTTGTAATGCCTTTAGTGTGATTATTCTGTTCGTATCATTTATTGCTGCCTTTGCATCAGATTTAAAAACCACTTTTATCTACATGTTATTTGGAAGTGTTTTAATTTATGTGGTGAATCTTGTTCGAATTGTTATCATTAATTTAGGGTTGTATTACTATCCAAAGTATGAAGCTGTATTACATGAAGTTATATTTCCCGTGATTATTTATGGTATGATGTTTTTACTTTGGGTATTTTGGGTGAATCGGTTTTCAAAAATAGAACATGTAAATGCCTAA
- a CDS encoding exosortase F system-associated membrane protein: protein MPKALTYILLAVLFGLLILIRAYEGNLFYDPYLTFFKNDYLYIDSPRRELAKLVFYTSLRFWLNTLVSLGILYLFFKDLSIVKFSVFFYAVAYIVLILIFLYFVVNPRQEDYYLFFNFRRFLIQPLILLLLLPAFYYYKLNK from the coding sequence ATGCCTAAAGCTTTAACTTACATATTGCTTGCTGTTTTATTTGGATTGTTGATTCTAATCCGCGCTTACGAAGGTAATTTGTTTTATGACCCGTATCTTACGTTTTTTAAAAATGACTATTTATACATCGATAGCCCAAGGCGTGAGTTGGCAAAGCTTGTGTTTTATACCAGTTTGCGCTTTTGGTTGAATACTTTGGTGTCGTTAGGTATTCTCTATTTGTTTTTTAAAGATTTGTCGATTGTTAAGTTTTCGGTGTTCTTTTATGCCGTTGCATATATTGTATTAATTTTAATATTCCTGTATTTTGTTGTTAATCCGAGACAGGAAGATTATTACTTGTTTTTCAATTTTAGAAGATTTCTTATTCAGCCTTTAATATTATTACTGTTGTTACCAGCGTTTTACTATTATAAGCTGAATAAATAA
- the groL gene encoding chaperonin GroEL (60 kDa chaperone family; promotes refolding of misfolded polypeptides especially under stressful conditions; forms two stacked rings of heptamers to form a barrel-shaped 14mer; ends can be capped by GroES; misfolded proteins enter the barrel where they are refolded when GroES binds), producing the protein MAKDIKFDIEARDGLKRGVDALANAVKVTLGPKGRNVIIGKSFGAPHVTKDGVSVAKEIELDDALENMGAQMVKEVASKTNDLAGDGTTTATVLAQAIVKEGLKNVAAGANPMDLKRGIDKAVEAITKDLEAQSQEVGNSSEKIKQVAAISANNDDTIGELIAQAFSKVGKEGVITVEEAKGMDTYVDVVEGMQFDRGYLSPYFVTNTDKMIAELDNPYILLFDKKISNLQEILPILEPVAQSGRPLLIIAEDVDGQALATLVVNKLRGGLKIAAVKAPGFGDRRKAMLEDIAILTGGVVISEERGFTLENADLSMLGTAETVTIDKDNTTIVNGSGDADNIKARVNQIKAQIETTTSDYDKEKLQERLAKLAGGVAVLYVGAASEVEMKEKKDRVDDALHATRAAVEEGIVAGGGVALVRAKAVLEGLTTENLDEVTGIQIVARAIEAPLRTIVENAGGEGSVVVNKVLEGDANFGYDAKSEAYVDMLKAGIIDPKKVTRVALENAASVSGMILTTECALVDIKEDAPAMPMGGGMPGMM; encoded by the coding sequence ATGGCAAAAGATATAAAATTTGATATTGAAGCACGCGATGGTTTAAAACGTGGTGTTGATGCATTAGCAAACGCTGTAAAAGTAACTTTAGGTCCTAAAGGACGTAACGTAATCATCGGAAAAAGTTTTGGTGCACCTCATGTAACTAAAGATGGTGTTTCAGTAGCTAAAGAAATTGAATTAGACGACGCTCTTGAAAACATGGGAGCACAAATGGTAAAAGAAGTAGCTTCAAAAACTAACGATTTGGCAGGTGACGGTACAACAACCGCAACTGTTTTAGCTCAGGCTATCGTGAAAGAAGGATTAAAGAACGTTGCTGCCGGTGCTAATCCAATGGATTTAAAACGTGGTATCGATAAAGCTGTTGAAGCTATCACAAAAGATCTTGAAGCACAATCTCAGGAAGTAGGAAACTCTTCAGAAAAAATCAAACAAGTTGCTGCAATCTCTGCTAACAACGATGACACTATTGGAGAATTAATTGCACAGGCATTCTCTAAAGTTGGTAAAGAAGGCGTGATTACTGTTGAGGAAGCTAAAGGTATGGATACTTATGTTGATGTTGTTGAAGGTATGCAATTCGACCGCGGTTACCTATCGCCTTACTTCGTTACAAATACAGATAAAATGATTGCTGAATTAGACAATCCTTATATCTTATTATTCGATAAAAAGATTTCTAACTTACAGGAAATCCTTCCAATATTAGAACCAGTTGCTCAATCTGGCCGTCCTTTATTAATCATCGCTGAAGATGTAGACGGACAAGCATTAGCTACTTTAGTAGTAAACAAATTACGAGGTGGATTAAAAATCGCTGCCGTTAAAGCTCCTGGTTTTGGTGACAGACGTAAAGCCATGTTAGAAGATATCGCTATCTTAACTGGTGGTGTCGTTATTTCTGAAGAAAGAGGTTTTACTTTAGAAAATGCAGATTTAAGCATGTTAGGTACTGCTGAAACTGTAACGATTGATAAAGACAATACAACTATTGTTAACGGTTCTGGTGATGCGGACAACATTAAAGCTCGCGTAAACCAAATTAAAGCGCAAATTGAAACAACTACTAGCGATTACGACAAAGAAAAATTACAGGAGCGCTTAGCTAAATTAGCTGGTGGTGTTGCTGTTCTTTACGTTGGTGCTGCTTCTGAAGTTGAAATGAAAGAGAAAAAAGACCGTGTTGATGATGCTTTACATGCAACAAGAGCTGCTGTAGAAGAAGGTATCGTTGCAGGTGGTGGTGTCGCTTTAGTGAGAGCAAAAGCTGTTTTAGAAGGACTTACTACTGAAAACTTAGACGAAGTTACAGGTATTCAAATCGTAGCTCGTGCTATCGAAGCGCCTTTACGCACTATCGTAGAAAATGCAGGTGGTGAGGGTAGCGTTGTTGTAAACAAAGTATTAGAAGGTGATGCTAACTTTGGTTACGATGCTAAATCTGAAGCTTATGTTGATATGCTTAAAGCAGGTATTATCGATCCTAAGAAAGTAACACGTGTAGCATTAGAAAATGCAGCATCTGTTTCTGGAATGATCTTAACTACTGAGTGTGCTCTAGTTGATATTAAAGAAGATGCGCCAGCTATGCCAATGGGTGGTGGTATGCCAGGTATGATGTAA
- a CDS encoding co-chaperone GroES, with translation MALNIKPLADRVLIEPAAAETKTASGIIIPDNAKEKPQRGTVIAAGKGTKDEPITVQVGDTVLYGKYAGTELKLEGKDYLIMRESDILAII, from the coding sequence ATGGCATTGAACATTAAACCATTAGCAGACCGTGTTCTTATTGAACCAGCTGCAGCTGAAACTAAAACCGCTTCAGGAATTATTATTCCAGATAACGCTAAAGAAAAGCCACAAAGAGGAACTGTTATAGCTGCTGGAAAAGGTACTAAAGACGAGCCTATTACAGTACAAGTTGGCGACACTGTTTTATATGGTAAATATGCTGGAACAGAATTAAAATTAGAAGGTAAAGATTATTTAATTATGCGTGAAAGCGACATTTTAGCAATCATTTAA
- the secG gene encoding preprotein translocase subunit SecG, producing the protein MSTFTIFLALIVIVAFLLIVVIMVQNPKGGGLSSSFGGGGTQQLGGVKKTTDFLDKSTWTLATLLLVLILLSNMAINRGGDTVDSKALDAETTAQPLPNPVQSADDTATPANEAAE; encoded by the coding sequence ATGAGCACGTTTACAATATTTTTAGCATTAATCGTTATAGTAGCATTTTTACTAATCGTAGTTATCATGGTACAAAACCCAAAAGGAGGCGGGTTATCTTCTTCTTTCGGTGGTGGTGGAACACAACAATTAGGTGGTGTTAAAAAAACAACCGACTTTTTAGACAAAAGTACATGGACGTTAGCAACGCTTTTATTAGTATTAATCTTACTATCTAATATGGCGATTAACAGAGGTGGAGACACTGTAGATTCTAAAGCTTTAGACGCTGAAACTACTGCTCAACCATTACCAAATCCAGTACAATCTGCAGACGACACTGCAACACCTGCTAACGAAGCTGCTGAGTAA
- a CDS encoding LptE family protein yields the protein MKKHFIYLSFLALSFTLLNCGIYSFTGASVPANVKTFQVNRFENTALLFEPGLDLEFQNTLQDLIQNQTNLSLVTTNGDLLYEGEITDYRISPTTATSQNTAAQNRLTISVKVRFFNKKKEEDDLEQSFSFFYDYPGSSLLTGSQKATAHEEIFQRLTQDIFNATLAKW from the coding sequence ATGAAAAAACACTTTATTTACTTATCATTTCTAGCATTAAGCTTTACATTATTAAACTGTGGTATTTACTCTTTTACAGGGGCTTCGGTTCCAGCAAACGTAAAAACATTTCAGGTGAATCGTTTTGAAAACACCGCTTTATTATTCGAACCTGGTTTAGATTTAGAATTTCAAAACACATTGCAGGATTTAATCCAAAATCAAACTAATTTGAGTTTGGTAACCACTAATGGAGACTTATTGTACGAAGGCGAAATTACCGATTATCGTATTTCTCCAACCACTGCAACTTCTCAAAACACTGCAGCTCAAAACCGTTTAACTATTTCTGTAAAAGTTAGATTCTTTAATAAGAAAAAAGAGGAAGACGATTTAGAACAAAGTTTCTCTTTCTTCTACGATTATCCAGGATCATCTTTACTTACCGGATCTCAAAAAGCAACAGCTCACGAAGAAATATTTCAGCGTTTAACACAAGACATCTTTAATGCTACACTTGCTAAGTGGTAG